In Acidimicrobiia bacterium, the DNA window CATCGCAAGGATTGCAACTACCAGTGCTGCTGTAGCTGTGCGATAGAAAGTACGAAATGTGGCTGTTGTAGTTAACTTTAGGGTATGCATAGTGTCCTTAGGGGGGCGGTGTAAGTGTAGGAATAAAGCTTTAAAGCGATAATAACACGTAATACGCATATTGCGAAAAATAGTTTTCGTACTCTTTACGCGTTATGCCAATTTAAATAGGCTTCTATAATAGAGGAGCGACTCTTACTAATTCATTCAATAGTTCATCTAAAAGCATGTTTGCAAAGTCATCATTTAAATTATTGTCTTTATCAAATGTCTTTTCGTTCGGCGCAATCAGAACTTCGGGTCCTGGGATCACCCAGGATTGATTATGTAATAGAGTCGTGCGCAGCGCCATTTGAGCACGTACAGAACCTAAACGTCCACCGCCAACGCCTGCAATTGCAATAACCTTCTTATGTATTGGAGAACTAGAACCTCCCATGCTCAACCAATCAATAGCATTTTTTAAAGCTACGGTTATATTCCAATTATATTCAGGGCAAGTGATTACTATGCCGTCGCCAGAAGCTACTGCTTCACGAAGTTCTAAAACAGACTCTGGATATTCACCTGTAATTTCATTTCCTGTGT includes these proteins:
- a CDS encoding NAD(P)H-dependent oxidoreductase; its protein translation is MLKIVGISGSLRTGSLNTSLLNAINNKFANNDNVDFEMLSIDLPIYTGNEITGEYPESVLELREAVASGDGIVITCPEYNWNITVALKNAIDWLSMGGSSSPIHKKVIAIAGVGGGRLGSVRAQMALRTTLLHNQSWVIPGPEVLIAPNEKTFDKDNNLNDDFANMLLDELLNELVRVAPLL